A stretch of Lathyrus oleraceus cultivar Zhongwan6 chromosome 6, CAAS_Psat_ZW6_1.0, whole genome shotgun sequence DNA encodes these proteins:
- the LOC127095147 gene encoding uncharacterized protein LOC127095147 encodes MVIRNQNANNVIRQIRHDDMAADNNLAAMMERIMARNGAETPPRTKIFKFIKFSGDTIESTIEHVARYLIEAGDILNNENLGIKYFPSSLTKNAFAWFTTLPQNSIHTWNRLERMFHEQFYMGKTKISLKELASIKRKSTEPIDDYLNRFRLLKARCFTKVPEHELVKMAAGGLDYSNRKKLDTRYLRDMAQLADRIRQLERLKEEKARANKNKRVAYVEFNNDDEGSYNGPLDFDKMKLTLLI; translated from the exons ATGGTAATAAGAAACCAAAATGCTAATAATGTCATACGGCAAATTCGACATGATGATATGGCAGCAGATAACAATCTGGCAGCCATGATGGAAAGGATTATGGCTCGAAATGGG GCAGAAACACCCCCTAGAACAAAAATCTTCAAATTCATTAAGTTTTCTGGGGATACTATTGAATCCACTATCGAACATGTGGCTAGATATTTAATAGAGGCAGGAGACATTTTGAACAACGAAAACCTTGGGATAAAATATTTTCCAAGTTCTCTCACAAAGAACGCCTTCGCGTGGTTCACCACCTTGCCACAAAATTCGATTCATACTTGGAATAGGTTAGAGAGAATGTTCCATGAGCAGTTTTACATGGGGAAAACAAAGATAAGTCTGAAGGAATTGGCTAGTATTAAACGAAAGTCCACTgagccaattgatgactatctAAATAGATTTCGATTACTCAAAGCTAGGTGTTTTACAAAAGTACCAGAGCATGAATTGGTCAAAATGGCCGCTGGGGGCCTTGACTATTCTAACAGAAAGAAGTTAGATACCCGTTACttgagagatatggcccaacTGGCTGATAGGATCCGACAGTTAGAACGCTTGAAGGAAGAAAAGGCTagagcaaataagaataaaagaGTAGCCTACGTCGAGTTCAATAATGATGACGAAGGATCCTATAATGGGCCTTTAGACTTCGACAAAATGAAATTGACCTTGCTAATTTGA